The Oncorhynchus tshawytscha isolate Ot180627B linkage group LG12, Otsh_v2.0, whole genome shotgun sequence genome includes a window with the following:
- the LOC112263494 gene encoding CUGBP Elav-like family member 1 isoform X21, whose protein sequence is MGSFKLDFLPEMMVDHCSLNSSPVAKKMNGTLDHPDQPDIDAIKMFVGQIPRSWAEEQLRELFEPYGAVYEINVLRDRSQNPPQSKGCCFITYYTRKSALEAQNALHNMKILPGMHHPIQMKPADSEKNNAVEDRKLFIGMISKKCNENDIRLMFSPYGQIEECRILRGPDGLSRGCAFITFTARQMAQSTIKSMHQSQTMEGCSSPIVVKFADTQKDKEQKRITQQLQQQMQQLNTASMWGNLTGLNSLGPQYLALYLQLLQQSATSGNALNNLHPMSGLNAMQNLAALAAAASATQATPTGSSALTTSSSPLSMLTSSGSSPTSCNNNSMNPMASLGALQSLAAGAGAGLNMGSLAGMAALNGGLGSGGLSNGTSSTMEALTQAYSGIQQYAAAALPSLYNQSLLSQQSVSAAGSQKEGPEGANLFIYHLPQEFGDQDLLQMFMPFGNVISAKVFIDKQTNLSKCFGFVSYDNPVSSQAAIQSMNGFQIGMKRLKVQLKRSKNDSKPY, encoded by the exons GGCGAAGAAGATGAACGGGACCCTGGACCACCCGGACCAGCCCGACATCGATGCTATCAAGATGTTCGTTGGCCAGATCCCACGGTCCTGGGCAGAGGAACAGCTGCGGGAGCTTTTTGAGCCTTATGGCGCCGTCTATGAAATCAATGTCTTGCGTGACAGGAGTCAAAACCCCCCCCAAAGCAAAG GTTGTTGTTTCATAACATATTACACTCGCAAATCTGCATTGGAAGCACAAAATGCTCTTCACAACATGAAAATTCTCCCAGGG ATGCATCACCCCATTCAGATGAAGCCAGCTGACAGTGAGAAGAATAATG CGGTGGAAGACAGGAAGTTGTTCATAGGAATGATATCGAAAAAGTGTAATGAGAATGACATCAGACTTATGTTCTCACCGTACGGACAGATCGAGGAATGTAGAATACTACGTGGGCCGGATGGACTGAGCCGTG GTTGTGCGTTTATAACTTTTACAGCAAGACAGATGGCACAGTCAACAATCAAATCCATGCACCAATCACAAACTATGGAG GGCTGCTCGTCTCCCATCGTAGTGAAGTTTGCTGACACGCAGAAGGACAAGGAGCAAAAGCGCATCACCCAGCAGCTTCAGCAGCAGATGCAGCAGCTCAACACTGCCTCAATGTGGGGGAATCTGACCGGGCTCAACTCTCTTGGACCACAGTATCTGGCA CTTTATTTACAGCTCCTCCAGCAGTCTGCCACCTCTGGGAATGCCCTCAACAACCTTCATCCCATGTCTG GGCTGAATGCCATGCAGAACCTGGCTGCCCTGGCAGCAGCGGCCAGCGCCACACAGGCCACGCCCACGGGCAGCAGCGCTCTCACCACCTCTAGCAGTCCCCTCAGCATGCTCACCAGCTCAG GATCGTCACCCACCTCCTGTAACAACAACTCAATGAACCCCATGGCCTCCTTAGGGGCGCTGCAGTCTTTGGCCGCAGGGGCTGGAGCCGGCCTCAACATGGGCTCACTTGCAG GGATGGCAGCCCTGAACGGCGGTCTAGGCAGTGGGGGCCTGTCGAACGGTACCAGTAGCACCATGGAGGCCCTTACCCAGGCCTACTCTGGGATCCAGCAGTACGCTGCTGCTGCCCTCCCCAGCCTCTACAACCAGAGCCTGCTCTCCCAACAGAGTGTCAGTGCTGCAGGAAGCCAGAAGGAAG GCCCTGAGGGAGCCAACTTGTTCATCTACCACCTCCCCCAGGAGTTTGGAGACCAGGATCTGCTCCAGATGTTCATGCCCTTTGGCAACGTTATTTCTGCTAAGGTGTTCATTGACAAGCAGACCAACCTCAGCAAGTGTTTTG GCTTTGTGAGTTACGACAATCCAGTCTCATCCCAGGCCGCCATTCAGTCGATGAACGGTTTCCAAATTGGCATGAAGCGACTAAAGGTGCAGCTGAAGAGATCCAAAAATGACAGCAAGCCATATTGA